The following proteins are co-located in the Spirosoma montaniterrae genome:
- a CDS encoding CHAT domain-containing protein: protein MKRVLRCLAVALLLTCRMYAHGASPAALAVELRTILQKPLSDQNKLLTDWQQRWNRAGYAKDSAYVNALLQVGMLRLFDGKYDDAATTVQQAVTVCRTNPGRTRPADLSKALYRLGVIYNLQSKIEPAITVLKQAVMAGQNSPEAATWVANAYLYLAYAYDTKSDFQQTITQADFGLQTSARLGNKPLTANLLRQKAQALNSLQRYAEAQQAVEQAIQTIEHEPGLTAALADNYSLLSIILGHQHQPERALRYAQQAFASAKSIAYNQAPSMANRVCFLLNNMGRYDEALAYGQYTIATSKDPFRKAEALQLMGVTYWKKGDYARSLQLYQQGITELPINYANRNIEQLPDDQRIRLVAHKEVLFTLLRDKADTWLDYANATRNNRQRLQHALDTYKAADQLIDFMRWEHTGQQSKLFWRQKTRGLYERAIETCYRLNDSEQAFRFMEKSRAVLLADQLNELGARQQLSLAQTGMEHRLRLAVGEQQTKLAVVQPDSPDYGPSRAALTLKQDSLETFLRQLETSNPAYFRYKYDNHVPPLTDVNAFLAGHGTSLVTYFVGDSALYVLSLDGRKAKLVRQSVSAYNQTIRAFMPLLTTPDALSRRTEVERFWALGSRLYQQLLAPLSLPKGRVVVSPDGFFIPFETLSRSATRDEYLVADYAFSYVYSARLLLRNQGNPARLAALSSHDFVGMAPVAFASTLKQVALPGSDEALKPIAARFGSSVLVTGPAATRRTFLSEAADARVVHLFTHATADTSQREPLLYFADSTLRLSDLADGQLTNTQLVVLAACKTAVGANQRGEGVFSLARGFAALGVPSILTTLWSVENKATYEITNLFYQYVADGLPKDEALQQAKQDWLRTADGANRLPNVWAGLILVGNTEPLDQPSRWPWVAGGLLVLLGAGGVWWWRRMHRLATPAVAWLRPV from the coding sequence ATGAAACGTGTACTACGCTGTCTGGCTGTTGCGCTACTACTAACCTGCCGGATGTATGCTCATGGGGCGTCTCCGGCAGCGTTGGCCGTAGAACTGCGTACCATTCTTCAAAAACCACTGTCCGACCAGAATAAGCTGTTAACCGATTGGCAGCAACGCTGGAACCGGGCGGGCTATGCCAAAGATTCGGCCTACGTCAACGCGCTGTTGCAGGTTGGGATGTTACGGCTGTTCGATGGCAAATACGACGACGCAGCTACTACCGTTCAGCAGGCCGTAACGGTATGTCGCACTAATCCGGGCCGCACCCGCCCGGCTGATCTGTCGAAGGCTTTGTACCGGCTGGGGGTTATTTACAACCTGCAAAGTAAAATCGAACCAGCCATTACCGTGCTGAAACAAGCCGTAATGGCTGGTCAGAACAGCCCTGAAGCAGCCACGTGGGTTGCCAATGCCTACCTGTATTTAGCCTACGCCTACGACACGAAAAGCGATTTCCAGCAGACCATTACGCAGGCCGACTTCGGGTTGCAGACATCGGCTCGTTTGGGTAACAAACCCCTGACCGCCAATCTGCTACGCCAGAAAGCCCAGGCGTTGAACTCATTGCAGCGGTATGCCGAAGCCCAGCAAGCCGTTGAACAGGCCATCCAAACCATAGAACACGAGCCGGGGCTGACAGCGGCTTTGGCCGATAACTACAGCCTGCTGAGTATTATTCTTGGGCATCAGCATCAGCCCGAACGGGCACTTCGCTACGCACAGCAGGCGTTTGCATCAGCCAAAAGCATAGCCTATAATCAGGCACCCAGCATGGCAAACCGGGTGTGTTTCCTGCTCAACAATATGGGCCGCTACGACGAAGCACTGGCTTACGGTCAATACACCATAGCTACGAGTAAAGACCCGTTCAGAAAAGCCGAAGCGTTACAGCTCATGGGGGTAACGTACTGGAAAAAAGGCGATTATGCTCGGAGTTTGCAACTTTATCAACAGGGTATTACCGAACTGCCGATCAATTATGCGAACCGAAACATCGAGCAGTTGCCCGACGACCAGCGTATTCGTTTAGTAGCGCACAAAGAGGTTTTATTTACCCTGCTGCGCGACAAAGCCGATACCTGGCTCGACTATGCCAACGCAACGCGCAACAACCGCCAGCGGCTCCAGCACGCGCTGGATACGTATAAAGCTGCCGATCAGTTAATCGACTTTATGCGCTGGGAACACACCGGACAGCAGTCGAAATTATTCTGGCGGCAAAAAACGCGCGGACTCTACGAACGGGCCATCGAAACCTGTTACCGCCTGAACGATAGCGAACAGGCGTTTCGGTTTATGGAAAAGAGCCGGGCCGTACTATTGGCCGATCAACTCAACGAACTCGGCGCACGTCAGCAACTGTCACTGGCGCAGACAGGCATGGAACATCGGTTGCGTCTGGCCGTTGGTGAGCAGCAGACCAAGTTAGCGGTTGTGCAGCCCGACAGCCCGGACTATGGCCCTTCCCGCGCGGCATTGACGCTAAAACAGGATAGTTTAGAAACGTTTCTGCGACAGTTGGAAACCTCCAACCCGGCTTATTTCCGCTACAAATACGACAACCACGTGCCTCCACTAACCGACGTAAATGCGTTTTTAGCCGGACACGGAACTTCGCTCGTTACCTATTTCGTGGGCGATAGTGCGCTATATGTGCTGAGTCTGGATGGGCGAAAAGCGAAATTAGTACGGCAGTCTGTTTCAGCGTATAACCAGACTATTCGGGCGTTTATGCCGCTCCTGACAACGCCCGACGCACTAAGTCGCCGAACCGAGGTGGAACGGTTCTGGGCCTTGGGTAGTCGGCTGTATCAGCAACTGCTGGCTCCGCTGTCGTTGCCGAAAGGTCGGGTAGTAGTGTCGCCCGATGGCTTTTTTATTCCGTTCGAGACGCTGAGCCGATCTGCCACCCGCGACGAGTATCTTGTTGCCGACTATGCGTTTAGTTACGTTTACTCGGCGCGGCTGCTGTTACGAAATCAGGGCAATCCGGCGCGGCTGGCAGCACTGAGTAGCCATGATTTTGTGGGTATGGCTCCCGTTGCCTTCGCCAGTACGTTAAAGCAGGTCGCGCTACCCGGTTCCGATGAAGCTCTGAAGCCCATAGCTGCCCGGTTTGGCTCGTCGGTGTTAGTTACAGGCCCTGCCGCTACCCGCCGAACGTTTCTGTCAGAAGCCGCCGACGCCCGGGTAGTACACCTGTTCACCCACGCCACTGCCGACACCAGTCAGCGTGAACCATTACTTTATTTCGCCGATTCGACGCTCCGCCTGTCGGACCTGGCCGACGGTCAACTGACTAACACGCAGTTAGTTGTACTGGCAGCCTGCAAAACCGCCGTTGGAGCCAATCAGCGGGGCGAGGGGGTGTTTAGTTTAGCACGCGGGTTTGCGGCTCTGGGCGTGCCGAGCATACTGACGACCCTCTGGAGCGTTGAAAACAAAGCTACTTACGAAATTACAAACCTGTTTTACCAGTACGTAGCCGACGGTTTGCCCAAAGATGAAGCCCTGCAACAAGCCAAACAGGACTGGCTCCGCACTGCCGATGGAGCCAATCGACTGCCCAACGTCTGGGCCGGGCTGATCCTGGTGGGCAACACCGAACCCCTCGACCAACCGAGTCGGTGGCCCTGGGTAGCGGGTGGCCTGCTGGTACTGCTCGGTGCCGGGGGAGTGTGGTGGTGGCGACGGATGCACCGGCTGGCTACACCCGCAGTTGCATGGCTTCGGCCAGTTTAA
- a CDS encoding 3'-5' exonuclease — protein MPYLVLDLEMTGPEPDYNEIIQIGAVLFDDDWTEKGRYLTNVYPENEDAFSSSSEKIHNLSLADLEDAPMMYDVLPAMEEWICKQLGIRVPPGQLDRTPFLRNVIICGQSVINDINFLKEAYRYEKLKWPYSRVLLDLHTLAYFTFRVLKANGRSVPDRLSLTAIANYFGFAREDGFHNALEDAVLTAQCLKEVFKLAEAMQLRV, from the coding sequence GTGCCTTATCTTGTTCTTGACCTCGAAATGACCGGCCCGGAGCCGGACTACAATGAAATTATCCAGATCGGTGCGGTGCTGTTCGACGACGACTGGACGGAAAAAGGCCGCTATCTGACCAATGTGTACCCAGAAAATGAAGATGCATTCTCGTCGTCGTCCGAAAAAATTCACAACCTCTCATTGGCCGACCTCGAAGATGCGCCGATGATGTACGACGTATTACCGGCGATGGAAGAGTGGATTTGTAAGCAGTTGGGCATTCGGGTGCCGCCCGGTCAGTTAGACCGGACTCCGTTTCTGCGCAATGTGATAATCTGCGGACAGAGCGTGATCAACGACATCAATTTCCTAAAAGAAGCCTACCGCTACGAGAAGTTAAAATGGCCTTACTCGCGGGTGTTGCTCGACCTGCACACGCTGGCCTACTTCACGTTTCGCGTGCTGAAAGCCAATGGCCGCAGCGTACCCGACCGGCTTAGCCTGACGGCTATAGCGAACTATTTCGGCTTTGCCCGCGAAGATGGCTTTCACAACGCGCTGGAAGATGCCGTGCTGACCGCCCAATGCCTGAAAGAGGTGTTTAAACTGGCCGAAGCCATGCAACTGCGGGTGTAG
- a CDS encoding helix-turn-helix domain-containing protein, producing MSFYFSAYSSPLLFGFVQAWVYAVLLWLRGRREERLSDVLLGWVLVGMAFNIWEYMLGFGGIEILWRELEFFPRTLGYLFPPLCYFYLKTQFNADFQFTRRDLWHAVPFLVQVIYRVSIFAMGTDFVRWWEANMHEPYYIGTFEFWFGVLQDFFYLYLSLRLYRHYREWIKHQFSETETISFRWFRNFIIALTVVTVFGFLMDGLSFTLQLNFWQDWWDELAEVVLIYYVSINGYAQVQPGRRLAFASAGATVSDIPDAVSIRTATPVLAEVSSAEAPAHQPIPSVASSPPLSDELVSLRDKLLDYMTTEKPYLDADLSLTDLARHVHLNPVLLSQVINAGTGKNFNDFVNEYRVDEFKRQLHNPANAHLSFLGLALDCGFNSKATFNRAFKKFTGQSPKEFAETIKPA from the coding sequence ATGTCGTTCTATTTTTCCGCTTATTCGTCGCCCCTATTGTTTGGATTTGTACAAGCCTGGGTATATGCCGTTTTACTGTGGCTACGCGGTCGGCGCGAAGAGCGACTGTCCGACGTGTTGCTGGGCTGGGTGCTGGTGGGGATGGCGTTCAACATCTGGGAGTATATGCTGGGCTTCGGGGGTATCGAAATTCTTTGGCGCGAGCTGGAATTTTTCCCCCGAACGCTGGGCTACCTGTTTCCGCCCCTGTGTTATTTTTACCTCAAAACGCAATTTAACGCTGATTTTCAGTTTACCCGGCGCGACCTGTGGCACGCGGTTCCGTTTCTGGTGCAGGTCATCTACCGGGTCAGCATTTTTGCAATGGGTACCGATTTTGTGCGCTGGTGGGAAGCCAACATGCACGAACCCTATTACATTGGTACGTTTGAGTTCTGGTTTGGCGTTCTTCAGGACTTTTTTTACCTCTATCTGTCGCTGCGGCTATATCGGCACTATCGGGAGTGGATTAAGCACCAGTTTTCCGAAACCGAAACCATTAGCTTCCGCTGGTTTCGTAACTTCATCATTGCCCTGACCGTTGTTACGGTGTTTGGCTTTCTGATGGACGGGCTGAGTTTTACGCTCCAACTTAATTTCTGGCAGGACTGGTGGGACGAACTGGCGGAAGTTGTTCTGATTTATTACGTCAGCATCAACGGCTACGCGCAGGTGCAGCCGGGCCGACGACTGGCCTTTGCGTCTGCCGGTGCTACCGTTTCAGACATACCCGACGCTGTGTCGATACGGACTGCCACACCCGTACTGGCCGAAGTTTCATCCGCCGAAGCACCGGCGCATCAACCCATACCTTCAGTCGCATCGTCTCCTCCCCTCTCCGACGAATTGGTTAGCCTGCGCGATAAGTTGCTGGATTACATGACAACGGAGAAACCGTATCTCGATGCTGATTTGTCGCTGACCGACCTGGCCCGGCACGTGCACCTGAATCCGGTTTTATTGTCGCAGGTAATCAACGCAGGCACTGGCAAGAACTTCAACGATTTTGTGAACGAATACCGCGTCGATGAATTTAAACGACAGTTGCACAACCCGGCCAATGCTCACCTGAGTTTCTTGGGCCTCGCACTCGACTGCGGCTTCAACTCAAAAGCTACCTTCAACCGGGCGTTTAAGAAATTTACGGGCCAATCGCCGAAGGAATTCGCAGAAACAATAAAACCCGCCTGA
- a CDS encoding S41 family peptidase — MIAICLLLTEFASGQAQPPRLTLSQQRDDFAIFRGSLEEGHGGLYYFIDKATFARQCDSIGKTFREGITVDGYYLKLRYLLTLLRYGHSRINLPGEGEPNYWLNNLKKDRRYLPLQLMVIDQKLYVLGDCSEEQRVSRGAEILSINGKPARQLLDSMARYIPADGINQTFKTYFLYKYYYLHFLYNMLYPNEMEFSLRLAGQPKPVRVKAQLPSAMEKAHKMLTGKSLSHFENPTQYKAVVAPQTAYLKVGSFYKGFIENFGVRFETFVDSAFRDMNSRSTQHLIIDLRDNEGGSDGYSEKLLAHITPSPILPGQMVVPSKTFPFQQYAINLSDDIKGYIADPAEFLRDDKTLFIKQKYLDMMGATILPTKDRFTGQIVVLINEGVFSAGAGFVEKLYKYRQTTGQKITFVGEELGSDIYAGILCAGQSYIIKLPNSAITVDMPFLCWGEFTKKYPAKRLPDYRVLPTITGLLQGHDEVLQFVLDRISKND; from the coding sequence ATGATCGCAATATGCTTGTTGCTGACTGAGTTTGCCTCCGGACAGGCCCAGCCGCCCAGGCTAACTCTCAGCCAGCAACGCGACGATTTCGCCATTTTTCGCGGTTCGCTTGAGGAAGGTCACGGCGGGCTGTACTACTTCATTGATAAGGCCACGTTTGCCAGGCAGTGCGACAGCATCGGCAAAACGTTTCGGGAAGGGATTACGGTCGATGGCTATTACCTCAAACTTCGTTATCTGCTCACGCTCCTGCGGTATGGTCACTCGCGCATTAACCTGCCCGGCGAGGGCGAGCCGAATTACTGGCTGAATAATCTCAAAAAGGACCGGCGGTATTTACCCCTGCAACTGATGGTGATCGACCAGAAGTTGTATGTGCTGGGTGATTGCAGCGAAGAACAAAGGGTATCGAGAGGAGCCGAGATTCTGAGCATCAATGGCAAACCCGCCCGGCAACTGCTCGACTCGATGGCGCGGTACATCCCCGCCGATGGCATCAACCAGACGTTCAAAACCTACTTTCTCTACAAATATTACTACCTCCATTTTCTTTATAACATGCTCTATCCTAACGAAATGGAGTTCTCGTTGAGGTTGGCGGGTCAACCGAAGCCCGTGCGTGTAAAGGCTCAACTGCCTTCAGCAATGGAGAAAGCCCACAAAATGCTGACGGGCAAAAGCCTGAGCCACTTTGAGAACCCAACGCAATACAAGGCAGTGGTGGCCCCGCAAACGGCATACCTGAAAGTGGGTAGCTTTTATAAGGGTTTTATCGAAAATTTTGGGGTTCGATTTGAAACATTTGTCGATAGTGCATTCCGGGACATGAACAGCCGTAGCACCCAACACCTGATTATCGACCTGCGCGACAACGAAGGCGGGAGCGATGGCTACAGCGAGAAACTGCTTGCACACATTACTCCCAGTCCCATTTTGCCCGGTCAGATGGTCGTGCCGAGCAAAACATTCCCGTTTCAGCAATACGCCATCAATCTGTCGGACGACATTAAGGGCTACATAGCCGACCCGGCGGAGTTTTTAAGAGATGACAAAACGCTGTTTATCAAGCAGAAATACCTCGACATGATGGGGGCCACCATCCTACCGACGAAAGACCGGTTTACGGGACAGATTGTTGTGCTGATAAACGAAGGAGTTTTTTCGGCGGGGGCGGGCTTTGTCGAAAAGCTGTATAAATATCGGCAGACAACGGGCCAGAAGATTACGTTCGTGGGCGAAGAGTTAGGGAGCGATATTTATGCCGGTATCCTGTGCGCTGGTCAGAGCTATATTATCAAACTACCCAACAGTGCCATCACGGTCGATATGCCGTTTCTGTGCTGGGGCGAGTTTACCAAAAAATATCCGGCCAAACGCCTGCCTGATTACCGCGTTTTACCTACCATTACCGGCCTGTTGCAGGGCCACGACGAGGTGTTGCAGTTTGTACTGGATCGGATCAGCAAAAATGATTGA